In Setaria italica strain Yugu1 chromosome I, Setaria_italica_v2.0, whole genome shotgun sequence, the genomic window CCGATGTCATGAGTTCATGGCAAGTTTACCGTGTAAGGTGTAGTGTTTGGATGCCTTGATGCTTAACTTCATACTTTGCACAGCCCGGGCCTCGCGAGCAGCCAGTGCAGTGCTTTGTGAAGAGGGACAGGGCGACATCCACATATCTCCTCTACCTAGGGCTCAGCCCATGTAAGTTCTCATGCCTGGCTGTTGATTTAGTGTTCTTGTTCAGTTGTTTTGTTCTTATCCCTTTCGTAGTAGTGTGTCTGCATGAAGATGAACTATTTTAGTTATGGCTATCTTGCTCTAGTGCCAATTTGCAAGAATAAACTCACAAATAAACATGTCCTTGCAATGCAAATCTAATAATGTAAACGTGGAAAAGGAAGTTAATTCTATGGTTTATTCATTTAGTTGAATATGTGTCAAATAGGAATAGGTTTGGCATCACAAATGCCTAGTTCATGTCACGCAAACAGCAATATGGTTCTGTTCTTTTATATATCTCAAAATATTTCCTACTTCATGGAAGAGCATTGGATCCACTCATCCACAGCCTATTGCACGCCTGGATGTTTTCTTACCCTGCTTGTCTGTTTGAGCATGCTATGCAAAATTCAGCTTTGAGTTTACAATCAAGTCTCCAAGACAATCGGATAGATACCTTTTTTCCTATGCAAGAGCGTtagtggctggctggctgctagTCTGGTCTGAGAAAGAAGCCAGCTGTAATTAGTGATCTGTGAGCGTCCCCTACAGACTGTGAGTATACCTGTCTGATCACATTGAAGTTACTTTCCTTACATTCATAACAAACATAGCAGGGCTCAAAGATGAGCTCAACTGTTGGAAGAGCGGTGCATTATGTTTTACTAGAATAGGCAACAATGCATAATTGTGGCTATCCATGGTGTACGACTTCTATGCACATTCCTATTTGTGCCAGATGTGCACAGATATCTACTCCCTTGGCCCCTTATTAATGTGGATGTGGTCCTATCCTCTTAAAACTCGGTGTGCCATTGAGTAGGATGCATTCAGAATTGTTAAAcagcctccacctcctgtttAGGATATAAGTCTTGATCATAATACTTTTACAATTATTTATACAGAACACCATACTGAAGCTTATATGTGCTCAATTAATGTGAAAACACATCACTTACTGGTGACTTTGTATGTTACACAGCTCTGAATGTGGAGAACGACAAGCTTTTGCTTGCAGCTCGTAAGGTCAGGCGTGCCACGAGGACTTCTTTTGTGATCTCATTGGCGTCTAATGATTTCTCTCACTCCAGTAGCACCTATGTTGGTAAACTGAAGTAAGCTTATTATGTCAACTTAAGTGACATGATCATTCTACTTTGTCTTAGTAACTTTCTTTACTAACCTCACCATTTGTTTCTCATGAATCAGGCCAAACTTTCTTGGCACAAAGTTCACAATCTTTGACAGCCAGCCTCCTTCTGATGCTGTGGTGCTACCAAACAATAAACCAAGCAAAAGGCAGTCGAAACAAGTATCACCAAGACTGCCGCTAGGCAATTACAATGTTGCTACAGTCACATATGAGCTCACCGTCCTACGCAACCGGGGACCAAGGAGAATGCAATGCACCATGCACTCAATCCCAGCCCAGTGCATTCAGGAGGGTGGGAAGTGCCCAACCCCTACTGGCACCATCCACTCACTTGATGAGCCGTCCACATTACCGAGTACCAAAGGAAAGGAACCAGCTGTAGAATTTTCGTCGACAAGCCTCAGTGCTGATCTGTCTGGGCCAGCTTGTACGAGCGAAGCGCCTCTAGTTCTGAAGAATAAAGCCCCTCGTTGGCATGAGCAGCTTCAGTGCTGGTGCCTCAATTTCCGGGGGCGCGTCACGGTAGCATCGGTCAAGAACTTCCAGCTTGTTGCCTCTGTTGATCCTTCCCTCAACGTCCCCGCGGCGGAGCAGGAGAAGGTGATCCTCCAGTTCGGGAAGATAGGGAAGGATATATTCACAATGGACTACCGGTACCCGCTCTCGGCGTTCCAGGCCTTCGCGATCTGCCTGACCAGCTTCGACACCAAACCCGCGTGTGAATAACCTAAGGAGGTGTAAAGCAGGGTGCGGATCTTGCTtatgttcagacttcagataCAACCTGCTTCATGGGCGATGTAAATTCTCTGGCCTTGCTGAGCCACTGCCTGGGCAAAATGGTAGCTTGCGAGGTGGAAACAGGTAAATGACATCTGTACCATTGGAAGATTTGAGCGACCTGGTGTATCCAACTGTTAATGTATTAGGGCGCCCTATGTATTATTGTTGGGATGTTTGGCTGCTAAGTATCACAGCCTTATGGATAATGGACGTTGTGATCATCTTGCTTGCCTGCTCATTTTGAACCTTTGCTATCCAGGGTTGCGCAGATCATCGCTTGCTTCTGCTGTCTGTTCCTCAGTTTCCCTACTTGATGTTCTGATACGTAGACCTAATGCAGCATTTTGATCTGGCAATTAGTTGCATGAGACTGCTATCACGCAACTGCCATTACTGGTAGCTGGGTATCTCGCCAATCATCACGAGAGCGCCACCAGCAGGGGCATCCATGATTTGCTCCCacccaaaagaaaaaggagcgCGTGCAGCAGTTGCTCGCGGATATTCAGCGATGTGGTGCCGGCGCATCTGCCGCCATGTCTTTCCGCATCCTGGCCATCTCACTCACTGAACCCATCACCCCCCGTTGTCCGCATGATCTCGTCCGTATCCGACCGAGAGAAACAGATGTCGCTCGCCGCGTTCCGCCCCCATCACGACGGGCATGCCGCTCCATGGATGCTACATGCTAGTGCGTAGTGCCCCGTTTAGGCGGACTGTGCAGTGGCCTCTGACTGCAGCGCAATGCGCATGCGCGACAGCGCGAGCTCCCTCGCTGAAGGCAAGGAAGCCCCCTTTGTGGCTGTCTTCTTCCTCGGCGGGATGGTGCCATGCTGGAAGCCACTTGCCTCGTCCTTGTTTGCGTGACACTGCCGCCGCCCCACGAGCACGCACTCGAGGGCAGCGCGGTGACGTGTGACcgcacacggcggcggcgccgccgcgcgtccCCCACGAAACGTGCGAGGCCCCCGATATGTGGCGGCTGCCCCCGTATCGCCCGTGGTTTCTCCCACGCGATGACGTGAGCCACCTCTTTTTTGACCCATGACCATGCAGCGCGCCGAGAGCTCGTACAGGAGATTCATGCCGTCACGACGTAGCAGGAGATCATCTCCGTCTACTGAACCGGATCTTCTAGAAGGAGGAGGTCGCTGACGCGATCAGGCTGCTACGGCTGGTGCCTTGCTGACATGGATGCCAGTAGGCTTGGAGAGGCACATCTTCTGATGCTGAATTTTCTTCAGACCAACGAGTCACGTCTCCTCCTGCTACCACCAGTACGCGCTGTGAATGATCAGCCGGTGATGAGACTGAATTGATCTCTTCAGCTCGTAGGAAAAACCGTAGAAATTCAAAGGGGACGGAAGGAAATTTTGATCCGCCTTTCTTCTTGGTGGCAAATTCAGAGGAATTTTCAACGAAGGAGACGACGAGTCCACGAGTCACGCCTACACGGAACCCCGCCGGGAATTAATGCGGCCGCCCTCGCCACAACCACCGCAATCCCCGTGCGGCCATATACTCGCATCCGTGAGGGAAAAGCGTGCCGTGCTCTgggctccgtcgccgcccgcaaCCGCCGTCGATAATTTCCTGAAAGGTAGGGGGAGAGGGAGCGGTCGATGGAGACGGTGGAGGAGGACGTGGAGGAGTACAGCTGGCGGGAGGTGGTGCTGCCGCACCTCGTTCCCGTGGTGCCAGACGCGCCGCCGGAGCTCGAGCGGGAGACCGGGGAGCGGCGCCGCGGCAGGGACCTACTCGTCGCCGTCGACTTCGGCCCCAACTCCAAGCACGCCTTCGACTGGGCGCTCGCGCACATCGCGCGCATCGCCGACACGGTCCACCTCGTCCACGCCGTCTCCAGTTGAGCACcttccccgccggccgccgcacatACACACATCCTTCCAAACCTTACCTGCCTGCTTACTCCATCTATCTAGCTATCCTGAATTCTGAAGTAGGAGTATTAATTAACTTCAAGGCAGTTTAGATTATGCCGTAGGTTGGTGAACTTACGACTAGTTAATTAACAGTTCGAATTGTTTAGTGTGTCGACTGATTTGGACATCTGACCCCGATTTGGCGGCTTCTTCGTGTATCCAGCGTTCTGGCTTAAATCAGTTACGTCTGGGGGTCTGGTCATGCATGTTGAGCGAACCAATTATGTTTGTCTTGCTATGCATGTTAAGCATGATTGGTGATGCCACAGATTGATGAATGGAAAGGTCAGGATAGTATAGCGCTGTCACTTCAGATCTTACAAACGGGAGGTGTTTCTTCATATTTTGCATTTTGTTAAAAAAGATCAATCAAGCATCTGAACTGCATAACGCTGAAAGAGTACGTTAAATTTGTGGTCAACTGATGCTCTGGCTCAATGTGAAGTTTGATCTGTGTAGGTGTGCATAATGATATCGTGTATGAGAAAAGTCGGGAGCTAATGGAGGATCTGGCTATCGAGGCATTCAAGACTTTATTGGTGTGATCTCTTCACCCTTAGTATGTCTGCGTGTAGTTATGCTGCTTCTTATACAAGCATTTTACGTTGAACATATATAAAACATACAAGGATTTTATGTTGATAGTTATGTATAAGACGCCAAGGGTTAATTCGCATACCTCAGTTACTGCCTTGCATTCTAGAAAAATAGTGCTAGTATATGCTAGTAAATGATTTCTGATGACTAAAATTGAGCTGATGTGAAGTATGCACATTTGTGAATTCCTGTTTTTGGTTATTTTCCACATTTTCCTCAAGGAGTTAATAAGTGTGCCTTTAATTGGAAATTTATAAGGTCCGTACCAAGGCACGGATTGTTGAAGGAGATGCTGGTAAAGTTATATGCCGAGAAGCAGACCGACTGAAACCAGCAGCT contains:
- the LOC101753980 gene encoding tubby-like F-box protein 5, translating into MSLKSIVGQLKEMRDGIGSMSRRAGASDGRAGHGRAGSRHSWPGLWSEQPQPQRHGHGQEGSQQQHQGRWANLPPELLLDVIQRVEASEATWPARRQVVLCAHVCRSWREVTKEVVKTLEECGRITFPISLKQPGPREQPVQCFVKRDRATSTYLLYLGLSPSLNVENDKLLLAARKVRRATRTSFVISLASNDFSHSSSTYVGKLKPNFLGTKFTIFDSQPPSDAVVLPNNKPSKRQSKQVSPRLPLGNYNVATVTYELTVLRNRGPRRMQCTMHSIPAQCIQEGGKCPTPTGTIHSLDEPSTLPSTKGKEPAVEFSSTSLSADLSGPACTSEAPLVLKNKAPRWHEQLQCWCLNFRGRVTVASVKNFQLVASVDPSLNVPAAEQEKVILQFGKIGKDIFTMDYRYPLSAFQAFAICLTSFDTKPACE
- the LOC101755453 gene encoding uncharacterized protein LOC101755453, encoding METVEEDVEEYSWREVVLPHLVPVVPDAPPELERETGERRRGRDLLVAVDFGPNSKHAFDWALAHIARIADTVHLVHAVSSVHNDIVYEKSRELMEDLAIEAFKTLLVRTKARIVEGDAGKVICREADRLKPAAVILGTRGRGLIQSVLQGSVSEYCFHNCKAAPIIIVPGKEAGEQSVL